The genome window CGGCGAGATTGTGCTCGGCCGCTTCGGCACGGACACGCTCGCGTCTTTCCCGGTGCAGGTGTTTGCGTTTACCTGCGCTCAGAACGTGAGCTTTGGTGGTGCCCTCaccaagctgacaacagctcTTCCCTATCTAcaacgagctcaaggaccgcTCGCAGGGCAAGATGAACCTCGTGATCGGCTCGTCTATCATGTCCGCCGCGTCCGTGTACGAGCTGGTGAGTATCCCAGGAGAGATCAACCGGCGGTGCGCTAATACCAGCTCGGTGTTGTCGGTTACCTGACCTTTGGCTCAAAGGTCAGCTCCAACGTCATGGCCATGTACCCGTCCGATTCGATGGTTGTGGCCATCGGTCGTCTCGGcatcgtcttcctcgtcggcctctcGTACCCTCTGCAGGCTCTGCCGTGTCGCTCGTGTCTATACCTGCTCACGTCGGGCATTatcaagggcaagaagcaCAAGCTGCTGCCGCAGGAACCCGAACCCGAGTCTGagtccgacgacgaggatgacgcgTCCGACTCAGGCATCAGTGGACACGAGCAGGACATGCTGGTGCCCAAGGTTGGCGATGGTGTCCGCGGTCCTACAGCTGCTGAGATGCCTATGAAGAAGTACATTGGCTTCACGACCGGCATTCTCGTCGCCGGCTACTTGATCGCCTTCCTCGTGGATGAGCTCGACATTGGTGAGCTATTTCATTGAGCTAACCACTGACGACAGTACTCAGCTTCGTCGGTTCGACCGGCTCGACAATCATCAGTTTCATCCTCCCTGGGTTTGTGAGTTTAACCAAGGGCGGATATCAAACAGCCGCggctgacaccagttcTATTTCCGGCTGTACCGTGACCAGCGCGGGTTGACCAAGTGGTTTGCACTTGCGCTCGGCATTTACGGCGTAGCAGTCATGACGTTCTGCCTCACGAACAACATTATCCACCTGAGCAGGAAGCCGCGAGCAGGCCATTAATCAGCAACCTGCAATTCGTCTCGGACGGACTCATAACTCATGCATCATCATTTAGAATTGTAACCTGGTGGTCTAGTGGCATCGGCATGTGCCGAAGTGGGCCATTTGTGGTTTGGTTCATGTGGCATCCAGGGATGCGGGCAGCGGGCGACGAGTGCACCCAGAGCTGCGGACACTGCGGGCAACAGGTCCAACCAAGCTGCACAGTTGCATCATGTGCAGGGCATGTAGGACCTGTAGGACCTACAGGGTCCGAGCCAATAGGCTAATCTATGACAACAGGCCTCACGTGGAGCCAAACAAGCGATACAATACTAAATATGTACAAGCATGGCTCCATGGATCACACGCTGTACGCCGTCCGAGGCGCCCCCGGCTGCGGTGGCAAACTCTTTTGACTGGCATACATTGGCCTGGGGATGGTGGCAAAAACCCCACAATCCCACAATCCCACAATCCCACAATTCCGACAATTTCCACAATTTTCCCAATTCCAACCGTTACCATCTCTTTGGATCCATGCAGGAACCGTGCCGGTCCCAGTAGCGGTGCTTTTGTACATCCAATAAATAGAATACCAGTACGCAGCTGTCACCCATGTTGTGATTTGTGGCATGTGGCACGCGTGAACCACGATCCCCGATCCTAGAACCTAAAATGAAGCACATGTATCTCCTCAGCACACAACACGCAGCTCACAGCTAGCCTTATCTTTGATGAGCTGCGTCAGCTCGTCATTCCACCAGGCGTGGGTCGATCGATCAGAAGTAGAGTGATGAAACTTGCTAGAAGAAACCACCGGGCCCCGATTCGACGAGAGCCGAGTCGTGAGTCGCCTAGAAGTTCGAGTCATGAGTCTCTCGACGAGTCCCGAGGCGCCAGGCCGGAGGCCCAAGGTCCGCAGTCGAACGTTccatgccgccgacgcgctcgtcaGACACCCCTCGCGTCACTTGTCCCCCCTCCACATTCTCCCCCCCACCCTAGCAGCCCTCAATCCTCCTATTACTATTGTGTAGATTGTGGATATCTGTATTATACTCCCACCACCTTAATCTCTTGGCACGCACAGACCGCTTGTGGCGATCGGTCGTGCGCGGGTCAAGGGTAAGACATGTGCAGCCTGGTCATTTGTGGTTGCATAGCTGTGGGTACTAAATTGCCGCGTCATCAATCTCTTCATCACCGCCGCGGACTATCAACGCCGGCCGGGGTCAAGCCCGGGTCAATGTCGCTTGCTTCTGGTCCGAGATAGATTAACAGACGCCACCCACTGCTATTCAGCCCTCTAATACAAACGCAGGCCTTGTGaccccccaaccccccgCCAAACCCTCCCCAACACCACCGGTTGTATGATACATGATGCACGGACCTGCTCCAGGCGATCATATCAGGAGTCGATCACACAGTCGGATTAGATTTATGAATCCAGCAGTATTAATACCGTCATAAGTGCTCGTGCTCAAGCTGCCACATGGGGTCAGGTTGCGAACTTGGCGGACAACGCTGGAACACGAGGTACAAAGAGGGAATGATGAGAGATGGCGTATGCCTGTCATTCCGACAGTGGTACCAAAGCAATGCAAGGCAAGAGAGCATTGGTATCAAGGTCCGGTGCTGCTTTTACAGTGGCGGCGATGATGACCAAGTGGGAAAAGAGCAGAGGAAAGAGTTGGAGCTCAGTAGCTTAACCCTGAGATCCTGAGATGCCCCAATGGAACCCTCTTACCTCCTATCTTGTTCACCCCCCCCCAAGCCCCCCCCAAGCTACCTCTGGTTTCATGCCTTGCCTTCACCCCACGCTCATCACTCCTCGTGTTGGCCTTACCGTCCCTTCCCCTGTTCCCCTGTTCCCCTCGTGCTCTACCCCCTCCCTTTTGAAGTTGCCCTGTAGCACATGGCCATCCATCCAACTCCAAGCCAACTAGAGCTAGCTATACGTTATAGTTTGAACAATAGCATAATGGATGGACTATTAATCCTCATCCGTCGTCACCAGTCACCTGCCACCTGCCAACCTGTCAACCTGCCACCCATCAATCAACACAGCACCAAAGCAacatcatcaccatcaccttCCACCCCTCGTTCACACTACACAATCACTGATACCCATCGACTCCATCACTCGCAacaccctcctcgctggCCGCGGAACTCGATATCCGGCGTGGCGCATTAATCCAATCACACCCACCCGGCCCTGCCCAGAGTTCCGACGACTCAGGTGGAGTCAGCCACGAGAGGGCGACAGTCGGTCATCGGAGCAAGCCGTCTAGTCatcccccttcccttccttcctccccctcccccccccccccccccccccaaccccccacAGGCACATTAAAGCAATTGTGGTCTCGAGCCACTTCGAGTCGATCCGCACCGACGTTGACAGGACATGCCTGAGCGGACCGTGCATATCAACTTGCTCGTTGGTCCCCCCCAATCTCATCCGTGACCCAACAGAACTAAGGTTGTCAACTCGGGTAGCCCCAGGTCTTCAGGTCCAGGTCCACATCTAGTACTTCCCCCGCATCACCTCGTGGGTACCTTTTGAGCACCTTGGTCGACTTGACCACGCGGTACCATATCGGCCCTCCACTCTTGCACTCTCGCACCCTTCCGCCTTCCAATCTGCAACCAGCAAGCAGCAACAGTGGCCAACCCCATTGACTTCCGCTCGCCAGTACTTGGCCAGTTCGTCCTTGTCTTTTGCATCCTACACATTGTCCACGTCCACACATCCACCAAACTCGACTCGTCTGCCATCAGCCTACTCGACTCTTTCTGTGCTCCCCTCCCTTGATCTCCTTCGCCTCTTCTATCCACCGATCCATTCCCGTCTCTCGTTATATTCCAAACTCATCACCGTCAACTTTGACTCGTCACTTTACGACGCTAGCCCGCACATTCACTCTTACGCTACATTTCCTCGTCAAAGCTGTCGTCACTTTGTCATCTCGCCACCAGCAGCACTGCACTGCTTACTCGGGTCTCCATTCTTGACGCTCGGATACCTACCTACTGCGACCAACGTAGCCCAGTAGCCGACTCTTTCCACGCACACGCCTGCGCCCACAAGCACGCCATTGTGTCCCGCGTAGTGCGTTCGGCCTCGCTCTGCGCAGGCCGCTGACCGACCCATTCACCAACGTCTGGCCCCAAGACGACAGCCTGCTGTCCGCCGCGACAGTGGGCCTTCCacttctcctcccccctcccccgccgcccctcctcttctAACTCCCCACACTCTTTCCTCACCTTCGGACGCCCCCCACCATGACAATGCGGCCGAAGGGATTCGAGTCCCCCAGGACACCAGCGGCCATGTCGCCACCGAGCCGCTCAACGTTGCTCGAccactcgccctcttccccaCGCGCACACATGGTGCAACTATCCACACCCTCCCGACTCCCAAGCATCACTGCCCAGCAGCCGTTGGACTTTGACGACGGGAGCCACTCGCATATGACCGTGTTCGGGTTCAGCCCGCCCCGCTCCCATATGTCTCTCCCGCCATCAAGCTCGCCCATGAATTCACACTTCTACCTTCCCAAGGCTGGCGCTGCGGtccccatcctctcccCATCGCTGGGCGCAGGAGAACATGTCCTCCAGGGGCCGTTTCTCCCCGCCTTTGAGCCCGCGAGTCCCCGCTTCACGGACTCGCCACATGTCCTAGCGGGCGAGTTCCCTCCACGATCCCGGCGGAACTCGGCTGCTGTCGTCTCAatctccttgtcctcgcgctcgcggtccaGGACCCCTCATGGGCGCAAAGCCACCCTCCCGGCGGAACACTCCGGCTCCGGGACGCCCAGCAAGGCAACTACACCTCGTGCCAATCTTGCCGAGGAGTGGGCTCCGGTAGCACCGGGGTTAGACAACATGGATGGTGGAGACGAGGACTGGTGCGCCCCCACCGGCGGCATCATgcttgacgccgacgagtcCACTGACTCGTTCTCgtttgacgacgacgaacACAACAGGAGCTGGACTGCCGAGTCTGAGGTCGGCGTAACAGATGTGCTTCGCCCCGGCGCTGTATTTGGTGAAGGCCTCGAAttcgagggcgacgtcaTCAAGCCCGCCACCGGCCGCCTGGATATCAGCGGGAGTGACGACGGTGTGCCACTCCGCCGCGACGGTAGCAAGATCGGCGTTCCCCGCCAGCAGACCGATACCTCGAAGCGTTCCTACGAGGTCATACGACGCCTCGGCTCCGGCTCGTACGCAGTCGTGTATCtcgtccgcgagcgcgggcgTAGGAAACGCGAGTTCGCCCTCAAGTGCCTCTCCAagcacgacctcgaggaagagcaGCTCGAGACGCAGCTGTTTGAGGCAACAATACACCTCTTGCTTCCCATTCACCCGAACATTGTCACGCTACACGAGACGCTCCAGACCAAGAACTGGCTGTTCCTCATGCTTGAGCTCTGTCCTGGGGAAGACTTGTGAGTTGCTGGCACTAGGCCAAGCGGTTAGCTAACTCCAGATTCTACTGGTTGGAACGCTCGCGCGACGCTTCGCCGCCTCCAGCGCACTCGAGATTGATCGGCGGTCAGCACCTTGACAACGGCATGGACATCATGTCCTCTTCGCGGCTTTCGTCTTCGTCTATCCCAttctcctcgtcgcagCTCTTCTCTGGCCTCGCCAACTCGTACAACTCGCCCAACGCTTTCTCTCCCAACGTTGGCTTTGGTTCGTCCCAGTTCAGCGGGTCCCCTGCATCGCTCCTCTTCGCGCACCATAACGGCATGCCGCAGTCGATGGGGTCACCACACGCAGCCACGCCTCCCACACCCTCACTCCTCTCGTCGTTTTCGGCCAACACACTACTCACTACTCGTCGTCTCCGTCTTATCGCGTCCATGTTCTCGCAGATGTGTGAGGCGGTCGCCATCTGTCACAACGCAGGCGTCTCGCATCGCGATATCAAGCCTGAGAACTTCATCTGCTGCGACTctgtcgagctcgagacggtggctgagggcgacgacaagcCTGACTTTGGGCCGCAGGcgaagcgcaaggtcgtGGTCAAGCTCACCGACTTTGGTCTCGCGACCACGGACGAGGACTcgggcgacgtcgagtgTGGCTCCAAGCCGTACATGGCGTACGAATGTCGCAACAACCTCGGGCCGTCGTATCGTCCAGCGCCTGCAGACGTGTGGTCTCTCGGCATCGTGCTCATCAACATGCTCTTCCATCGCAACCCGTGGAAGGACCCTACCGAGGGCGATCCTAACTTTGACGCTTACTTTGCGCACCCTGTCGGCTTCCTTCAGACCAAGTTCACGGGCAtcggcaaggaggtcgCGACGTATATTGCCGAGCACGTTCTGTGCATTAAAGTTGAGGACCGCGTGAGCGCTCACGAGCTCGGACAGTGGATCCGCAATCTCCCTGAAATGATCGGTGGGCGCCGTGCGATCCACCGGCTCAAGGTGGATCGTCTCGAGAGTCGCAGCAGGGCTGTCGCCACCGACAAGGGTCTGTTTGTTAAGTCACCCATCACGGCCGAACCCACGCAGAAGAGTGCTTTGGCCTCTGCTCTAGCTTCTTCGGCCCTGGCTACTTCGGTTCCGATCTCTGTTCCCAAGCCTCCTCCTACGGGGCCACTGCCGCCTCCACCGGTACTTTCGTCCACTGCCATCATCTCAGCGGCACCTCATTACATATCTACAATTCAGGAGGTCCCAAGCCTGCCATCGCTGCCTTCCCACACTGAACTGGTTGAGCAACCTGGTCCCACGCCACCAGAGTTGGAGCCCGACGAGATCTGTTCCGCTACCACGGTCGACGACAATCCCACGCCTACCGACATGAGCACAGTCGTCTCACCGGATCCTACCGAGGGCGGAGATGACGTTGctgacctcggcgaccttgaCAAGCCAGAGGACGATGGCTCAGGGCAGAACCAGAAGCGCCGTAAGCGCGGCGTgcgcaagggcaaggcggcTCAAGCAGCCTTAGCAGCAAAGGAGGACCCCGAGGACAAGTCTCGTCGTGAGGCTTTactggccgagctcgtcacTGCTTCCCAGGACTTGGCGCGCGACCTGTCGGTCAAGAAGCCGTTTGACCCTCACCGCATCCAGGACTTCCCGCCACTCGGTATGGACCCTCGAgaggctgctgctgggcgCAAGTCAAAGTGGAAGGACTTCCTCGCGGCATCCAAGGGCAATCCGCAGTTAGAGGCATTAGCCCGCCGGGTGGCGGACAGGGACGCGGGAACCAACGGCGGCTGGTCTGCTCCGGCCAAGCTACAGCAGAGCAAGGACAAAGACACGCTGTCTCGCCCTAATATTAACCGCCAGACGGCAACGGCCACGAGTTCGGTCGTCTCTGCGAACACTGCCACATCGAGCGCTACCAGCTcgatgggtggcggcgcagacgaggacgactgGCGTCGGCCAGCTCGTGAGCGTGAGCTTCGTGATACGGAGAAGAACAAGGAGTGGCGTCCTTCTacgtcgtcgtctcgtCGGGGCGCAACCGAAGACTCGACCCGTCATCGCCAGGCCACTcttgcggcggcggcgttaGCGAACGGCTTGGACCCCATGGGCGCCTTTGGTCGCCCAAGCCATCTGCGTGGGCCGTCTGTCAATCGCGGCGGGTCGCCCCTTGCGGGGCCGCCCCGGCCTCGCCTGGAGCGTGACCACGCGGACCGCAACGATGGCCGGTGGGCGCCACCTACGAGCTCGGTCCCTATGCCTCCTATAGGCcgcaaggacgacaaggccaagcatGTGACCCACGAGGTGCGCGACCGCACAGACCGTCCTTGGCGCGAAGCGCGCCCGCGTGGCGAATTCAACCCTACCAAGTCTGCGCCCGCGCCCATGGGCGAGTTCCACtgggcgtcgtcggcagcgCTGGGACCCATTTCGAttcccccttcctcgtTTTCGAACGCCTcaacccccacccccacgGCTGCCAAgcctcctctccccaccCAGTCGTCGACAGCCTCGCTGGCCACGACCAACGGCAACACACCCACCAACGGCACAGCTATTTCGCCCGAGATGCCCAACAAGCCTAAGCTCAAGGGCCAGATCAGCACTCTCTCGAACATGCTCAGCCggctcaaggccaagggccGCGATTAGCTGTTCAGCCCCATCTCATCTGTCCTGTATctcctctcttcttcctcttaCAAACCAACCAAACGCACAGAAGGTCATCACAATTTTGCATATGAGCCATTAACTTGTGGAACTCAATCATCGGACGAAAATAAATGTAGGATTAGTGGTGTATGCATGGACGATGGTACTATGGTGGGCAAGGAGCCGCTGGGTGCCGTAACAAGTCATCTACGAGTCAGGTGATAGGTGCCTGGCTGACGTTGTGACCAGCCATCTATGACGACCACGCGAATGACTTTACGGGATCAAATGTAAGGCCCACAACATTGCCCAAGCACACCAGACCACAACCCCAACTAACCCCTCCTGTCTCCTCTCTcgccccttcctccctcctgTACCCTCCTTCCCTTGTTCACTCACTTTGTACCTAAACAACAACACCAACATCCACAACTAGTCCTCTAACTTTGAATCCACATCTCAACGTCGCGAGATACATCTCACCGTTCTCTTGCTGCGCCCACCATCACTATGGGCACC of Cutaneotrichosporon cavernicola HIS019 DNA, chromosome: 4 contains these proteins:
- a CDS encoding uncharacterized protein (Transmembrane amino acid transporter protein) gives rise to the protein MPSSYGATSNPMPRQSPRTRRRAHRIARAAADPPGASILSSFSNLANTIIGSGALAFPSAFASMGLIPGFISCLVSACTAMFGLWCLSRCAELVGKRPGDEGRKASFNEVARLAFGKGWVMRLFDFAIAIKCFGVSVSYLIICKTLLPQVCQTFAHILKTPIEPDSILLVPTFWLLLTLPIIVPLSFMRTLDSLRFTSQIALSSVIYMVIVVVAWYFIKGPDPNRGEIVLGRFGTDTLASFPVQVFAFTCAQNLFPIYNELKDRSQGKMNLVIGSSIMSAASVYELLGVVGYLTFGSKVSSNVMAMYPSDSMVVAIGRLGIVFLVGLSYPLQALPCRSCLYLLTSGIIKGKKHKLLPQEPEPESESDDEDDASDSGISGHEQDMLVPKVGDGVRGPTAAEMPMKKYIGFTTGILVAGYLIAFLVDELDIVLSFVGSTGSTIISFILPGFFYFRLYRDQRGLTKWFALALGIYGVAVMTFCLTNNIIHLSRKPRAGH
- a CDS encoding uncharacterized protein (Protein tyrosine kinase); translated protein: MTMRPKGFESPRTPAAMSPPSRSTLLDHSPSSPRAHMVQLSTPSRLPSITAQQPLDFDDGSHSHMTVFGFSPPRSHMSLPPSSSPMNSHFYLPKAGAAVPILSPSLGAGEHVLQGPFLPAFEPASPRFTDSPHVLAGEFPPRSRRNSAAVVSISLSSRSRSRTPHGRKATLPAEHSGSGTPSKATTPRANLAEEWAPVAPGLDNMDGGDEDWCAPTGGIMLDADESTDSFSFDDDEHNRSWTAESEVGVTDVLRPGAVFGEGLEFEGDVIKPATGRLDISGSDDGVPLRRDGSKIGVPRQQTDTSKRSYEVIRRLGSGSYAVVYLVRERGRRKREFALKCLSKHDLEEEQLETQLFEATIHLLLPIHPNIVTLHETLQTKNWLFLMLELCPGEDLFYWLERSRDASPPPAHSRLIGGQHLDNGMDIMSSSRLSSSSIPFSSSQLFSGLANSYNSPNAFSPNVGFGSSQFSGSPASLLFAHHNGMPQSMGSPHAATPPTPSLLSSFSANTLLTTRRLRLIASMFSQMCEAVAICHNAGVSHRDIKPENFICCDSVELETVAEGDDKPDFGPQAKRKVVVKLTDFGLATTDEDSGDVECGSKPYMAYECRNNLGPSYRPAPADVWSLGIVLINMLFHRNPWKDPTEGDPNFDAYFAHPVGFLQTKFTGIGKEVATYIAEHVLCIKVEDRVSAHELGQWIRNLPEMIGGRRAIHRLKVDRLESRSRAVATDKGLFVKSPITAEPTQKSALASALASSALATSVPISVPKPPPTGPLPPPPVLSSTAIISAAPHYISTIQEVPSLPSLPSHTELVEQPGPTPPELEPDEICSATTVDDNPTPTDMSTVVSPDPTEGGDDVADLGDLDKPEDDGSGQNQKRRKRGVRKGKAAQAALAAKEDPEDKSRREALLAELVTASQDLARDLSVKKPFDPHRIQDFPPLGMDPREAAAGRKSKWKDFLAASKGNPQLEALARRVADRDAGTNGGWSAPAKLQQSKDKDTLSRPNINRQTATATSSVVSANTATSSATSSMGGGADEDDWRRPARERELRDTEKNKEWRPSTSSSRRGATEDSTRHRQATLAAAALANGLDPMGAFGRPSHLRGPSVNRGGSPLAGPPRPRLERDHADRNDGRWAPPTSSVPMPPIGRKDDKAKHVTHEVRDRTDRPWREARPRGEFNPTKSAPAPMGEFHWASSAALGPISIPPSSFSNASTPTPTAAKPPLPTQSSTASLATTNGNTPTNGTAISPEMPNKPKLKGQISTLSNMLSRLKAKGRD